One Setaria viridis chromosome 3, Setaria_viridis_v4.0, whole genome shotgun sequence DNA window includes the following coding sequences:
- the LOC117847218 gene encoding U11/U12 small nuclear ribonucleoprotein 25 kDa protein, which produces MDSGSGKPEEVAAYQSSEAKQARLQSMLAALLDDPILADVPRKPSLADVDTLINLELGSAMRVTVVKLDNTSFDIALSNAATVKDLKLAIRKKINEIEQEQMGHRHISWKHVWDNYCLTHHNEKMIDDSSTLSSHDVRNNSKVCFSPHIMSRVHRKHSRRRKHRFFHGLNKKL; this is translated from the exons ATGGATTCGGGCTCCGGGAAGCCCGAAGAGGTGGCCGCCTACCAGAGCAGCGAGGCCAAGCAGGCGAGGTTGCAGTccatgctcgccgcgctcctcgacgaCCCTATACTCGCGGACGTCCCTAGGAAGCCCTCTCTCGCCGACGTCGACACGCTGATTAACCTCGAGCTCGGCAGCGCCATGAGGGTGACCGTTGTCAAGTTGGACAACACCTCCTTCG ATATCGCATTGTCGAATGCTGCCACGGTCAAGGATCTGAAGTTGGCTATCAGGAAGAAGATCAATGAGATAGAACAAGAGCAGATGGGGCATCGTCATATCTCATG GAAGCATGTATGGGATAACTACTGCTTGACACATCATAATGAGAAGATGATAGATGACAGTTCTACACTTTCTTCTCACGATGTCCGTAATAACTCTAAG GTCTGTTTCTCGCCACATATCATGTCCAGAGTGCATCGGAAGCACTCTAGAAGAAGAAAACACCGCTTCTTCC